The Glycine soja cultivar W05 chromosome 9, ASM419377v2, whole genome shotgun sequence sequence aaagtgAAACACAACTGCCCATCTTCCCCAAATTTATTTTGCAGGGAACTCTTTCGGAATCATGCAACAGTCGCAGCACAACACCGATACACACAATCCCTGCCCAAACAAGGCCTCATTCCACTCCAGTTTTTCAACCTACACTATTTGGAATTTATTTAAACTGTGCATCTTCCTATAACAGACAGGAAAAAGAGTCTAACTTatcttcttctaaaaaaaaaagagattaaggTGAATACAGGATAGCTGACATTTGCTGAAATAAACTATGAAATAATGTCCAACTTAGCACAACCTAGTGGAAAGGAATGTAGCAatgtatttctttaaaaaaaaaaagaagctcaaAGTAGAATCACCAacagaaaaagaattatttgacaatttgtttcctcttttttcaaaaaaaaagtgtagggGAGTTGATTGCTGTTATTTTCAACAGCAAAGTGAAACACAACTGCCCATCTtccccaaatttgttttgcaggGAACTCTTTCGGAATAATGCAATGATTGTAGCACAACACTGATACACACAATCCCTGCACAGAACAAGGCCTTATTCCACTCCATTTTTGCAGGGAACTCTTGTATATGTCATATTTAAGTAGCAGCAGATTCAAATGTCCCTGTTATTGCTCCTCCGTTTTGTAAACAGCAAAACAGTTGTTGGAGATGTAAAGAGACAATGAAGTCAATCAACCCCCTCCCCCCAAAAAACGAGGATAGCAATGTCTTATGAGAAGTTGACTTGGGACAGAATGTCTTATAATAAGTTGTCCAAGTGTTTTAGATTGGGGGGAAAAAGATAGAAATCCAAAGTATAAGCTCGGGGTGCACTTGCCCTCAGGTCGGGAAAAAATCTGTGAATTATTGAGGTTTGGAAGAAAATGAATGGGCTAGGCCAGCTAAAGGGATTGTTCAGGCCAAATTAGGGCGAGCTTGTAGCCTATCAGAGCCTGGCCAGATAAGGGAGGGGTCAAAGTGCTAACAGGAAATAGCCATTCCCACAACAAAGAAACGTGGTGCAATGTGTTTCCTATAGTGGTCAGCAGCCACACATCACTGACCACTCAACCCAACCACATCATGATAGTAACACTATTTGCCGCTATTGATAACTACAATCGAGACATTACAAGCTTGAGGCAACATAATCGAGAATCAATAGAAGCAAACAATAACATCGGAGAAAATAGTAGAcaccatttgaaaaaaaatgaattcaaataAAGCCAAGCCATTTATCACAGGGTTTACACTGGGAAGGAACACACAAaactaataaacaaaaaagaacgCCATAAGCCTCATATAACCTTCAGTTTACAAATACATGCAATGAATCAAtaaatcatcaacatataatcaTGAACAGCGAAATCAAATCCTCTTTCCCAAATCGCATCGATGAAACGAAACAAAtcggtgagagagagagagagagaagtacCTCGAGTTCAGCGGATTTCATAGCGATGGGGATGCAGATGAGGACAACGCCGAACATGGCAATGGCGGTGTTGCGCTTCCAGTGCTTTGGGCGACAGTAAGGGCCACCGCTCATACTCCAGACCTTGTTCCTGAAATCACCGTGTCCGTGTCCATGGCCGTGATCGCCGCCGCCACCTCCCATTTTTTCCGATTCCGATTTCTTCCGATTGGAATTTGAAACCCTACTCACTCACTCTCTTTGGCATAGACGCGCACTCGAGTGAGGACAGAGAGAAAGGAACCAAGGTTTCGTTTCGTTCGAGCTGAGATCCGCTGCAAGAGTGCCTAACTGCCTTATGCTGCTCCCTCTCTCACACTTCACCAATCAGGATTATACTTTATGCTATATCCATTAACAGCTGATTTTaggttttattttgaaatttatacaaataaaaagatattaaaataaattagtgtATGATCCAATATTGGTTCTTCATTGTGTTTTAAGAGattgatttcttattttttttaattataaatattatagaaaTAGAGAATAATGTCAAtgtatacatattttaaaagtcGTTAACTATTTTATATAGTtttggtaaaaatatttttttttcttataatattgaaattgttcacttttgtttctcccaattttttatatgatcattataaaattgaaatatattattatttgatttaaagataaattcgGTTAATCCAAACATAACTTAAGCCAAACggtgatatattttaatttcaactgaaataaataatattgtatagTTATTGTTGGTCATGAAATTGACTATATATGCAATCAATTTtagattattaaaaattaaacaaattctaATTTATACTTGTTTTATAcacataaacaaattaattattagataaaaattaattattataaaattaattatgtaaatttatgtgcattaaatatatattaaaaaatttgatattatatttaattattttataattgacaGATTAAATTAAATCCGTAT is a genomic window containing:
- the LOC114425262 gene encoding uncharacterized protein LOC114425262, producing MGGGGGDHGHGHGHGDFRNKVWSMSGGPYCRPKHWKRNTAIAMFGVVLICIPIAMKSAELEQRPHHPVRPIPSQLWCKNFGTKDYNDNDP